The genomic window GCCTCGACTACCGGATCCAGAACCTGGAGGCGGTCTACGCCAACCGCAGCGACACGCGCTTCCTGTCGGCCAGCTGGACCCAGGGGCTGGGGAGCCTGGCCGTGCTGAACCTGGCGGCCTCCCACACCCGCTTCGCCTCGACCTGGACCTTCGACCGCTGGGGCATGGACCAGGTGGAGGGGGAGACCTTCGGCAGGGCCGAGGTCGTCGTGCAGGCTTCCCCGCTCCTGGGCCTCGAATTCGGGGCGGACGCCGCGCGCACCTCCCTCGACCCCCGGGGCCAGGTTCCCTACGACACGTCCAACTGGGGTCCCGGGGCCGCCCCCAGGACCTTCGGCTACGGCTTCGAGGGCACCCGGACGGGAGGCTACCTGACGCTCCGGTTCCTGCTCGGCGACCGCTGGGGTCTGTCCCTGGGCGGGCGCGCCGACCGCTACGGCCTCCTGGGCGAGAACACCCGGGACCTCCGGGCCACCCTCTCCTTCAAGGCGGGGCCCCGCCTCACGCTCCTCGCCGCCGGGGGCACCTTCCACCAGATGCCCGCGCTCACGCAGCTGGATCCCCACCAGGGGAACCCGGCCCTGCGCGCCCTGCGGGCCACCCACGCCGTGCTGAGCGCCGACGCGCGGGACGACGGCGCACCGGTGCCCTGGCAGGCCCGGCTGGAACTCTACCGGAAGGACTACGGCTCGCTGGTGGTGAGGGACCCCCTGCTGCACTACGCGAGCACCGGGCGCGGGGTGGCCCGGGGGCTGGACCTGCTCCTCAAGGCGCGCAAGGGCGCCTTCCGGGGCCAGCTTGGCTACGGCTACCTGGACACCCGCCGGCGCGAGGACGACCAGTACGCCCTGGGCCCCGTGCCCACCAGCGTCCCCCACAGCTTCACCACCGTGGGCACCTGGACGATCCGCCCGGGGTGGGAATGGTCCGGCTCCTGGCGCTACGCCACGGGAGCCCCGTTCACCCCCGTCGAGGGGGGCCTCCCCGACGGCCAGGGAGGCTTCACGCCCCTGGAGGGCGCCCGCTACGGCGAACGGCTGCCGGCATACGCCCGCGTGGATTCCCGGCTCACGCGGCTGTTCCCGCTGGGTTCCGGAAGGGCCGTGGCCTTCCTGGAGGTCATGAACCTCCTGGACCGGCACAACGTGGCCAGCTACAGCTACAACCCCGACTTCACGGTGCGCAGGGCCCACGAGAGCTACTTCAGCCGCAGGATCCTGGTCGCGGGGTTCTCGCTGTCGTGGTGACCCCCGGCATTTCTGGTACCTTTAGGGCATGACGCCCACCACCCTCCGCGCCGTGATGCAGGCCCTCCGCAACCCCGTAACGGGCTGTCCCTGGGATCTGGAGCAGGACCACCAGTCCCTGGCCCGGTTCCTCCGGGAGGAGGCCGCCGAGGTCCTGGACGCGCTGGCGGCCCATGTGCCGGGGGACCCCGAGAAGGAGCGGCATTTCTGCGAGGAGCTGGGCGACCTCTGGCTGCAGGTGGCCTTCCACGCCCAGCTGGCCCAGGAGCGCGGCGCCTGGGACCTCCACGACGTGGAGGCGATGGTGGTGGAGAAGCTGGTGCGCCGCCACCCCCACGTCTTCGCCGAGGTCGAGGTGGAGAACGCCGCCGACGTGCTGGTGAACTGGGCCGCCATCAAGAAGGACGAGAAGACCGGGCGCGGCCAGGACACCCGCAAGCGGCTCCTGGAGGGCATCCCCGCCAGCCTCTCCCCCCTGGACGAGGCCATGGAGATCGGCAAGCGCTGCGCCAAGGTCGGCTTCGAGTGGCCCGACCTGGACGGCGTGCTGGACAAGGTGCGGGAGGAGATCGGCGAGCTGCAGGCGGAAACGGACCTGGACCGCGTGGAGTCCGAGTTCGGCGACGTGCTCTTCAGCCTCGTGCAGTGGGCCCGCAAGAAGGGCGTGGACCCCGACCGGGCCCTGCGCCGCCAGATGGACCGCTTCAGGGGGCGCTTCCGCGCCGTCGAGGACTTCGCCGAGGGCAACGGCGGGTGGCAGGCCCAGGACCTGGACGGCCTGGAGGCCGCGTGGCAGGGGGCCAAGAAGGCCGCGGAGGGGTCCTGATGGCCCTCCCGCCGCCCTACTTCGTCACCCTCACCCACCCCGACTGGAAGGACGCCGAGGCCTGCGGCCGCAGGCTCCCCGACGAGGCCCTGCCGGAGGTGCGCCTGGACCTCTACCCGGACATCCCGGCCGAGGCGATGGTGCGGTCCCTGGGGCGGAAGTGCCTGGTGACCTGCCGGCGCCGCGAGGACGGCGGCGCCTGGGACGGGGACGAGGCCTCCCGGATCGAACGCCTCGTGGAGGCCGCCCGCAGCCGTCCGGCGTGGCTGGACCTGGAATGGGAGCTGCCCATTCCCCCCCTGCTGGAGGAGGCCCGCTCCCACCTGCGGATCCTGCGGTCCGTGCACGTGGGCGAGGGCGTGTTCGACCTGGACGCGCGCCTGCGGGACCTGCCCGACGGGGACGCCTACAAGTGGGTGGGCCGCGCCGGGCGCCTCGCCGACAACGCGCGGGTCAAGGGCCCCCTGGCCTGGGCCCGCGACCACGAGGTCATCCTCTCGGCCTTCCTCATGGGGCCCAAAGGGATCCCCAGCCGCTGCCTGCAGTTCGCCTGGGGGGGCGCCTTCACCTACGCCGCCGCCGACGACGCCCCCGCCGCGGCGCCGGGCCAGGTGCCCCTGTCCCGGATGCTGGCGTGGCGGTGCCACAGGCTCCACGCGGGCCACGGCCTGTGCGGCGTGCTGGGCAGTCCGGTGCTCCACTCCCGGGGCCCGGCCTTCCACAACCCGCGCTTCCAGGCCGCCTTCAAGGACCTGCTCTACCTGCCCCTGGAATGCGGCGACGCAGCGGAGGCCCTGGAGGCCCTGGAGGCCCTGCCCGTGCTGGGCGCGAGCCTGACCGCCCCCCTGAAGGAGACCCTGCCGCCCCTGGCCGGCCTCCCCGCGCCGCTGAACACCCTCTTCCGGCGCGGCCCCGGCGCCCCCTGGGAGGCCGCCAACACCGACGCCCAGGCCCTGGACGCGGCCCTTGCCGGGCTGGCCCGGGGACCCGTGCTGGTGCTGGGGGACGGGGGCGTTGCCGCCACCACCCGCGCGGTGCTCGAGAAGCGCGGCTGGCCCGTGCTGCAGGCCTCCCGGAAGCCGGGAACGGCGGCGAGGGACGTGGAGGCCTTCGCCCCCGCGGGCATCGTGCAGGCCACGGCCCTGGGCATGGCGCCCGGCGATCCCGCGCCCTTCCCTGAACTGCTGGAGGCCGCGCGGCCCTTCGCGAAGTGGGCGGTGGAATGGATCTACAAGGAGGACACGGCATTTGCCGCCTGGGCGCGGGAGGCGGGGCTGCCCCTGGTGGAAGGCGCCGCGCTCTTCGAGGGCCAGGCCCGGGCCCAGTCGGACCTCTTCATCCGCGGCTGCGGGGGCGGGTGAGCCATGCGCGTGCTGCTGGTGGAGGACAAGGACAGTTTCCGCAGGATGCTGGTGCAGGCCCTGGAGAGCGGCCCCTGGGAGGTGACGGCGGTGGGCGACCCGCGGGAGGCCCTGCAGGCCCTGGCCGGGGGCGCCTTCGACATCCTCGTGACCGATCTCCGGCTGCCGGCCATGTCGGGCCTGGAGCTGCTGAAGGCCGCCAAGCGCGCCCAGCCCGCGCTGCGGGCCGTGGTCATGTCCGCCTTCGGGGAGCCCGCCGACATCGTCGAGGCCATCCGCTGGGGCGCCGACGATTTCCTGCCCAAGCCCTTCGACCTGGATGTCTTCGGCGCGGTGCTGGACCGCCTGCGCAGCCTGCGCATGGCCCCGCCGCCCGACCCCCGGGAACCCTGGGTC from Geothrix sp. 21YS21S-2 includes these protein-coding regions:
- a CDS encoding TonB-dependent receptor; this translates as MMLAAQVLQAALELAGVVMGPGGKPLSGAVVTVGAHAVRSDAKGRFKLPLTRGDATATFTARGMEPQVRAIVPGKPLLVLLEPEVKEAVVEVVEGAGYGTDGPGSAITRLEIYTTPGAAADVFQGVKALPGVSNASEGAELFVRGGNPSEVGIYLNGGHLQHPFHHPSTQGGIFSSVDTALVTHLNFVPGGFSARYGDALSAVMELSTETASRVRGGTLLLDLAGQGLMVDEPLAGGILRGSYRHADTTPLDKWYGLAANFTEAPISQDLHLSYQRSFGATGRLSTTVLLSRDHLGLDYRIQNLEAVYANRSDTRFLSASWTQGLGSLAVLNLAASHTRFASTWTFDRWGMDQVEGETFGRAEVVVQASPLLGLEFGADAARTSLDPRGQVPYDTSNWGPGAAPRTFGYGFEGTRTGGYLTLRFLLGDRWGLSLGGRADRYGLLGENTRDLRATLSFKAGPRLTLLAAGGTFHQMPALTQLDPHQGNPALRALRATHAVLSADARDDGAPVPWQARLELYRKDYGSLVVRDPLLHYASTGRGVARGLDLLLKARKGAFRGQLGYGYLDTRRREDDQYALGPVPTSVPHSFTTVGTWTIRPGWEWSGSWRYATGAPFTPVEGGLPDGQGGFTPLEGARYGERLPAYARVDSRLTRLFPLGSGRAVAFLEVMNLLDRHNVASYSYNPDFTVRRAHESYFSRRILVAGFSLSW
- the mazG gene encoding nucleoside triphosphate pyrophosphohydrolase, which encodes MTPTTLRAVMQALRNPVTGCPWDLEQDHQSLARFLREEAAEVLDALAAHVPGDPEKERHFCEELGDLWLQVAFHAQLAQERGAWDLHDVEAMVVEKLVRRHPHVFAEVEVENAADVLVNWAAIKKDEKTGRGQDTRKRLLEGIPASLSPLDEAMEIGKRCAKVGFEWPDLDGVLDKVREEIGELQAETDLDRVESEFGDVLFSLVQWARKKGVDPDRALRRQMDRFRGRFRAVEDFAEGNGGWQAQDLDGLEAAWQGAKKAAEGS
- a CDS encoding bifunctional type I 3-dehydroquinate dehydratase/shikimate dehydrogenase, coding for MALPPPYFVTLTHPDWKDAEACGRRLPDEALPEVRLDLYPDIPAEAMVRSLGRKCLVTCRRREDGGAWDGDEASRIERLVEAARSRPAWLDLEWELPIPPLLEEARSHLRILRSVHVGEGVFDLDARLRDLPDGDAYKWVGRAGRLADNARVKGPLAWARDHEVILSAFLMGPKGIPSRCLQFAWGGAFTYAAADDAPAAAPGQVPLSRMLAWRCHRLHAGHGLCGVLGSPVLHSRGPAFHNPRFQAAFKDLLYLPLECGDAAEALEALEALPVLGASLTAPLKETLPPLAGLPAPLNTLFRRGPGAPWEAANTDAQALDAALAGLARGPVLVLGDGGVAATTRAVLEKRGWPVLQASRKPGTAARDVEAFAPAGIVQATALGMAPGDPAPFPELLEAARPFAKWAVEWIYKEDTAFAAWAREAGLPLVEGAALFEGQARAQSDLFIRGCGGG